From Pseudoalteromonas sp. R3, one genomic window encodes:
- a CDS encoding GMC family oxidoreductase, with product MYIKESKQTYDAIVIGSGITGGWAAKEFSEKGFKTLLIERGRVVEHRKDYVGEGMPPWEQPLRSKVSLAEIEQQYHVQKNCYAFNDSTKHFFGNDRDLPFETAKGTDFWWIRANQLGGKSLLWHRFSYRWSDFDFNANKLDGFGNDWPIRYQDLAHWYSYVERHVGICGQKESLPQLPDSEFLPPFDMTAPELHIKQQLEAAFPDRKLIHGRQAHLTKPSAHHLAQGRGQCQARNECQKGCSFGAYFSTQSSTLPDAAKTGNLQIAPNSVVHSLIYDGISNRVKGVRVIDNEDLSQREYFGKVVFLCASTLGSTQILLNSRNKTFPNGLANRSGVLGHYLMDHNYNAWARAEIPGFEDAFYSGRRPGGLYIPNFYFKPNPKRPFLRGYGMSAGAYREDWKAMQHEDGIGIAFKQQLQKPGKWQFWLGAQGEMLPRFENSVQLHAFKKDKWGIPQLEINCRFSENERLMMLDAAEQGQLMLEKIGLENVSCGLHDKPPGSGIHELGTARMGRDPKDSVLNGFNQSHDIPNLFVTDGASFCSSAVQNPSLTFMALTVRAVNYAVKEIAARRI from the coding sequence ATGTACATCAAAGAATCAAAACAAACGTATGATGCCATTGTGATTGGCTCAGGGATAACGGGCGGATGGGCTGCAAAGGAATTCAGTGAAAAAGGATTTAAGACGCTACTCATCGAGAGGGGGCGGGTTGTTGAGCATCGCAAAGATTACGTTGGCGAAGGCATGCCCCCATGGGAACAACCGCTTCGTAGCAAAGTGTCACTGGCGGAGATAGAGCAGCAGTATCATGTTCAAAAAAATTGCTATGCGTTTAATGACAGTACCAAACACTTTTTTGGTAATGACAGAGATTTACCATTTGAGACCGCAAAAGGAACTGATTTTTGGTGGATCCGCGCCAATCAGTTAGGTGGTAAATCATTACTTTGGCATCGCTTTTCATATCGCTGGAGTGACTTTGACTTTAATGCAAATAAATTAGATGGATTTGGCAATGACTGGCCAATTCGATACCAAGACCTGGCTCACTGGTATTCCTATGTAGAGCGTCATGTGGGTATTTGCGGACAGAAAGAGTCATTGCCACAACTTCCCGACAGTGAGTTTTTACCTCCTTTTGATATGACGGCGCCTGAGTTACACATAAAACAGCAGCTTGAAGCCGCCTTTCCTGACAGAAAGCTGATCCACGGCAGGCAGGCACATTTGACCAAACCCAGCGCACATCATCTGGCTCAGGGCCGGGGACAGTGCCAGGCACGTAATGAATGCCAAAAAGGCTGCTCCTTCGGTGCATATTTCTCGACGCAAAGCTCAACGCTGCCAGATGCAGCTAAAACCGGAAACTTACAGATAGCACCCAATAGCGTGGTGCACAGTCTGATCTACGATGGTATAAGCAATCGCGTTAAAGGCGTCCGAGTCATAGATAATGAAGACCTTTCACAACGGGAATATTTTGGCAAAGTGGTATTTTTGTGTGCATCTACGCTGGGTTCAACACAAATATTGCTTAATTCTCGCAACAAGACCTTTCCCAACGGTCTAGCCAATCGCTCCGGTGTACTTGGTCACTACCTCATGGATCATAACTATAACGCCTGGGCCAGAGCAGAGATCCCCGGATTTGAAGACGCTTTTTATTCCGGCAGGCGGCCAGGTGGATTGTATATACCTAACTTCTACTTCAAGCCTAATCCGAAAAGGCCATTTTTACGCGGATATGGTATGTCCGCCGGTGCTTATCGAGAGGACTGGAAGGCAATGCAGCACGAGGATGGCATTGGTATCGCATTCAAACAACAGTTACAGAAGCCCGGAAAGTGGCAGTTCTGGTTAGGGGCGCAGGGAGAGATGTTGCCCAGGTTTGAAAACAGTGTGCAATTACACGCATTTAAAAAAGACAAATGGGGCATACCGCAACTTGAGATCAACTGTCGCTTTTCTGAAAACGAACGATTGATGATGCTCGACGCCGCCGAGCAGGGCCAGTTAATGTTGGAAAAGATAGGCCTGGAAAATGTCTCTTGCGGCCTGCACGACAAACCGCCCGGTTCAGGGATCCACGAACTGGGTACTGCCAGAATGGGCAGGGATCCGAAAGACTCTGTGCTTAACGGCTTTAACCAGAGTCATGATATTCCAAATTTATTTGTTACTGATGGAGCTAGCTTTTGCTCTAGCGCAGTGCAAAACCCCAGTCTGACATTTATGGCATTAACAGTCAGAGCTGTGAACTACGCGGTGAAAGAAATCGCCGCCAGACGCATTTAA
- a CDS encoding AraC family transcriptional regulator, producing the protein MDNDKNQSDAFFDSVHFSQLLAMLDMLSGTLFWVKNAQGEIVFGNEAFLAHIGVSSLHQILGQTDLAFAPPHLAHQYMVDDKKVISGQTVTERLEVNQADGSDGIAWYVTSKRPLYSASGEIIGTYGMSKKLHVHTCTQPGMKALKAPVEYIRANFAQPLKLTEIAEASHLSVSALERRFKKHLNTTPKKFLTQVRLEQARKLLIETNDSISDIAFSVGFTDHSYFSRQFQLYFSEQPREVKKHYHR; encoded by the coding sequence ATGGATAATGATAAAAATCAGAGCGATGCGTTTTTCGACTCTGTACACTTTTCTCAATTATTAGCTATGCTCGACATGCTCTCTGGTACGCTATTTTGGGTTAAAAATGCGCAAGGTGAAATCGTATTCGGCAATGAAGCCTTCCTTGCGCACATTGGTGTATCTTCTTTGCACCAGATACTTGGTCAGACCGATCTTGCTTTTGCACCACCTCACCTCGCCCACCAATATATGGTTGATGATAAAAAAGTAATTTCAGGTCAAACAGTTACGGAACGACTCGAAGTAAATCAAGCCGATGGTTCAGACGGTATTGCCTGGTATGTTACCTCTAAGCGCCCTTTGTATTCTGCAAGCGGCGAGATCATCGGAACTTATGGTATGTCAAAAAAGCTCCACGTACATACCTGTACTCAACCCGGGATGAAAGCACTTAAGGCGCCAGTCGAGTACATCAGAGCCAACTTTGCTCAACCTCTCAAACTCACGGAGATCGCCGAGGCAAGTCACTTATCGGTCAGCGCACTGGAGAGACGATTTAAAAAGCACCTGAATACCACACCCAAAAAATTTCTGACCCAGGTTAGACTAGAACAGGCCAGAAAGTTACTAATAGAGACCAATGACTCAATAAGTGACATTGCATTTTCTGTAGGATTTACCGATCACAGCTATTTTAGCCGACAGTTTCAGCTGTACTTCAGTGAACAACCCCGCGAGGTTAAAAAGCATTACCATCGATAG
- the bioD gene encoding dethiobiotin synthase, giving the protein MSAFFITGTDTEVGKTHVSSLLLKLLAQRGKKAVGFKPLAAGAEEAFGQLVNEDALSLMEAASVHGKYEQINPFCFEPPIAPHIAAQRAGVTISCEVLSEKYQELSSLGAEYTLVEGAGGWALPINDTQFLYDWIKQEELPVILVVGLKLGCLNHAFLTEQAIAAAGLNCVGWVANQVDPEMQEYDANLETLKLRLKAPLLAVAPYSEGTPKLQIHSALLDLLGLQHSAKA; this is encoded by the coding sequence ATGAGTGCATTTTTTATCACCGGCACAGACACCGAAGTGGGCAAAACCCATGTGTCTTCTTTGCTGCTAAAACTACTGGCCCAGCGGGGAAAAAAAGCGGTGGGCTTTAAACCCCTGGCGGCAGGTGCCGAAGAAGCCTTTGGTCAGCTGGTTAATGAAGATGCACTAAGCCTGATGGAAGCGGCGTCTGTGCATGGTAAATACGAGCAGATCAATCCGTTTTGCTTTGAGCCGCCGATTGCACCGCATATTGCTGCCCAGCGTGCAGGTGTGACTATTAGCTGTGAAGTCTTAAGTGAAAAGTATCAGGAGCTTAGCAGCTTAGGTGCTGAATATACGCTGGTGGAAGGCGCCGGTGGCTGGGCATTGCCGATCAACGATACTCAGTTTTTGTATGACTGGATAAAGCAAGAAGAATTGCCCGTGATTCTGGTGGTGGGCTTGAAGCTTGGCTGTCTGAACCATGCATTTTTGACCGAACAGGCAATAGCCGCCGCCGGGCTAAACTGTGTTGGTTGGGTGGCCAATCAGGTAGACCCCGAGATGCAGGAATACGACGCCAATCTGGAGACCTTGAAACTGCGATTAAAAGCCCCTTTGCTTGCTGTCGCACCATACAGCGAAGGCACACCCAAACTACAGATCCACAGTGCATTGCTTGATTTACTGGGTCTTCAGCACAGCGCTAAAGCGTGA
- a CDS encoding MFS transporter, with product MNRQVKHWAFITACIALTVTAMTFAIRAGMLSQFSQVMQLTDSQLGWVNAMAFFGFPVATIVGGALYKMLGARRLLMIAFAGHILGLLCTIFASGFYSLMFATFLIGLANGAVEAGCNPMVTRLFPTKQTTMLNRFHVWFPGGIVLGSLVSISMTYLGLGWQFQFACLLIPTLLYGVLLIRLPDNFIEEQAPAEPQRGVLKALFSPLFLFMLLCMTLTASTELLTQQWIERILRESGASAMLTLALITGVMAVGRYFAGPVIKQLNPLGVLLMSSVAAYMGIRFMSVAQGSEVYYAAIIFALGVTYFWPTMLGFVSEKLPRTGALGLGVMGAAGMFAVSIWNPIIGQLVERGPAVGTQNASSTLVVLSYFPLSLVVAFGLLLLGSFYKARRQTPKGVCNDS from the coding sequence ATGAACAGACAAGTCAAGCATTGGGCCTTTATTACTGCATGTATTGCACTGACGGTAACAGCGATGACTTTTGCTATCCGTGCTGGCATGTTGTCGCAGTTCAGTCAGGTAATGCAGCTAACCGACAGCCAGCTAGGCTGGGTCAACGCAATGGCATTTTTCGGGTTTCCAGTGGCAACAATCGTCGGTGGTGCTCTGTACAAAATGCTGGGTGCCAGACGGTTACTCATGATTGCATTTGCCGGCCATATATTGGGTTTGTTGTGCACCATATTTGCTTCGGGGTTTTACAGCCTGATGTTTGCAACCTTTTTAATTGGTCTGGCGAATGGTGCTGTTGAAGCAGGTTGCAACCCAATGGTTACCCGTTTATTTCCTACCAAGCAAACGACCATGTTAAACCGTTTTCATGTCTGGTTTCCCGGCGGTATCGTGTTAGGTTCACTGGTTTCAATATCAATGACCTATTTGGGTCTTGGCTGGCAGTTTCAGTTTGCCTGCCTGCTTATTCCAACTTTGCTCTATGGCGTATTGCTTATTCGTTTACCCGACAACTTTATCGAAGAACAGGCACCTGCGGAGCCGCAGCGTGGGGTATTAAAGGCTTTGTTTTCACCTCTTTTTTTGTTCATGTTGTTGTGTATGACGCTTACGGCGAGTACTGAGCTGCTAACCCAACAATGGATCGAACGCATACTCCGAGAATCCGGTGCGTCTGCCATGTTGACTCTGGCGCTGATCACCGGAGTGATGGCAGTCGGGCGTTATTTTGCAGGACCTGTCATTAAACAATTAAACCCACTGGGTGTGTTGCTTATGTCTTCTGTCGCGGCATATATGGGGATCCGCTTTATGTCTGTTGCACAGGGCTCTGAGGTGTATTACGCGGCGATTATTTTCGCTCTTGGGGTCACCTATTTTTGGCCCACTATGCTTGGATTTGTGTCTGAAAAGTTACCCAGAACCGGCGCACTTGGCCTGGGAGTCATGGGGGCTGCTGGTATGTTTGCTGTCAGTATCTGGAACCCGATAATTGGCCAGTTAGTTGAGCGAGGGCCGGCGGTGGGTACTCAAAATGCGTCCAGTACCTTAGTCGTTCTGAGTTACTTCCCACTTAGTCTGGTTGTGGCATTTGGACTGCTTTTGCTGGGCAGCTTTTATAAAGCCAGACGCCAAACTCCGAAAGGGGTATGCAATGACAGTTGA
- a CDS encoding gluconate 2-dehydrogenase subunit 3 family protein, with product MTVEHTNYSRRRFLQGVLISLGAGLSNGLIGDSALAAALNYRVVPDGEPYQTKVLSKEQLMLLKRVCNTIIPATETPGAGDIGVHGFIDHQLYHCYDLNVHNRMRAILSVIETSSLRIYGHSFAQLNGEKQVVHLTRLETAAEPFSEQQRTDFKQLKALVCFGYYTSETGASQELVYQAYPGGFKGQIAYRGQAGYGSLAYY from the coding sequence ATGACAGTTGAACACACTAATTACTCCAGAAGGCGCTTTTTGCAGGGTGTACTCATCAGTTTAGGGGCCGGTTTAAGTAACGGACTTATTGGTGATAGTGCTTTAGCAGCTGCGTTGAACTATCGGGTTGTGCCTGACGGTGAACCCTATCAGACCAAGGTGTTGAGCAAAGAACAGCTGATGCTGCTAAAGAGAGTATGCAACACCATTATCCCGGCAACTGAAACCCCCGGCGCCGGTGACATAGGCGTTCATGGTTTTATTGATCATCAGTTGTATCACTGCTACGACCTGAATGTACATAACCGTATGCGGGCGATACTGAGTGTAATCGAAACAAGCAGTCTGCGTATATATGGGCACTCATTCGCACAGCTTAATGGCGAAAAGCAAGTTGTGCACTTAACTCGACTGGAAACCGCAGCCGAGCCTTTCTCAGAGCAGCAGCGTACTGACTTTAAACAGCTTAAGGCACTGGTTTGCTTTGGTTACTACACGTCAGAAACCGGAGCCAGTCAGGAGCTTGTGTATCAGGCTTATCCTGGCGGATTCAAAGGTCAGATAGCCTATCGCGGGCAAGCTGGCTATGGCTCTTTGGCCTACTACTAA
- a CDS encoding methyltransferase domain-containing protein: MSASVKAQVASRFSRASQVYVQHANVQQQAAEILLRKITQPSTTLLDLGAGPMQHHAALSTRCAQLVALDLSAGMLEQGPQDAFKVCADMDSLPLADNCVDAIFSNFAMQWSQDHPALFKALNRILKPGGKAYLSVVADGSLCEIQQAWQNVDAHCHVNRFTPFDSLLAYSEEAGFALDDAQLMCLKETFATAQAAFKSVKAIGANQLQHEGQRRGLLGKTQYRKLLAEYPLTNGRAQLSYQVAFMELTKL, from the coding sequence ATGAGTGCGTCTGTTAAAGCGCAGGTTGCTTCGCGTTTTTCTCGCGCGTCTCAGGTCTACGTTCAGCATGCTAATGTCCAGCAACAAGCGGCGGAGATCCTGCTCAGGAAAATTACCCAACCCAGTACAACCTTGTTAGACCTGGGCGCCGGCCCCATGCAGCACCATGCAGCGCTAAGTACACGCTGCGCTCAGCTGGTGGCATTGGACCTCAGTGCCGGTATGTTAGAGCAGGGGCCTCAGGATGCATTTAAAGTCTGTGCGGATATGGACAGTTTACCGCTGGCAGATAACTGTGTAGATGCCATCTTCAGCAACTTTGCTATGCAATGGAGCCAGGATCATCCGGCTTTGTTTAAGGCGCTGAATCGAATATTAAAACCCGGCGGTAAAGCCTATCTGAGTGTTGTTGCCGATGGCTCACTGTGCGAAATACAGCAGGCCTGGCAGAATGTTGATGCGCACTGTCATGTTAACCGGTTTACACCCTTCGACAGTTTGCTTGCTTATAGCGAAGAAGCTGGGTTTGCGCTAGATGATGCCCAGCTGATGTGCCTTAAAGAAACCTTTGCAACAGCGCAGGCAGCTTTTAAATCTGTGAAAGCCATCGGCGCTAACCAGTTACAACATGAAGGCCAGCGCCGTGGCTTGCTGGGCAAGACACAATATCGTAAATTACTAGCAGAATACCCACTTACCAATGGCCGTGCCCAGTTAAGTTATCAGGTTGCGTTTATGGAGCTAACTAAATTATGA
- a CDS encoding methyl-accepting chemotaxis protein: protein MNLLKRFSIIQLSIISSTALLIFILILLSKVVYQYWQDIEATKNDIAYIGLLDAMEKVAHHHAVERGLTAGFLGNPNAQTRQAVAAQRLKADAAVNALAGLYNGVFKEDDKVQKWLPNLFSLLREKDAVRREVDQQQGKNAFNYYSHVNQLALSTAMRMQAYVTNRELASNLSIAFLMAQSKERKGQLRGKVNGVLARKSVNEAVARDLAYYQLQLSLLKEQLETALSGDVLNTYKRIMSDSRAQTLDSVITTVSTADNVDFSRLPNSSQWFAQATGQIQDVKALLDSQWAHTREISEAYKADLVNQMVWLFVLFLIFMLIIIVINTHLFTSLRDELNELTSILTKVANNGDLTLDVRLKTSDELGKISESIHNTVYAFKDLLVGLSKSINVGTKLGNQMEKAAGHVTEDAQRTQSLATNIAAAIEQMAATSEDIAKAASDTLTASDQLNDESKKLLEDNQRNLDAMNVLSQSMEQVNEMALNMEQQVEEINTILDSIRSVADQTNLLALNAAIEAARAGEHGRGFAVVADEVRGLANNSKGSSEQISTLLSNLNDISRNVVNAIKENTGLASSIMSEVEQTRQVSMQVSDHSNHVEQLTTSVATAAQQQSVVAQDISSNTTAVLDAANEELKTSQALKKLFDDMKLNSDTLQRTMDNFKID from the coding sequence ATGAATCTGCTTAAGCGCTTTTCCATTATCCAATTATCCATTATCAGCTCTACCGCCTTATTAATTTTCATTTTAATCCTGCTTAGCAAAGTGGTTTACCAATACTGGCAGGATATTGAAGCCACTAAAAATGACATTGCCTACATAGGTTTGCTGGATGCGATGGAAAAAGTGGCACATCACCATGCTGTGGAGCGGGGGTTAACGGCTGGTTTTTTGGGTAATCCTAATGCCCAAACCCGACAAGCGGTTGCTGCACAAAGATTGAAAGCAGATGCTGCGGTTAATGCGCTGGCGGGGTTATACAACGGGGTGTTTAAAGAAGACGACAAAGTACAAAAGTGGTTGCCGAACTTGTTTTCTTTGTTACGGGAAAAAGATGCGGTGCGTCGCGAGGTTGATCAGCAACAGGGAAAGAATGCGTTCAATTATTACAGCCATGTAAATCAGCTTGCGTTAAGTACTGCGATGCGCATGCAGGCCTATGTAACTAACCGCGAATTGGCGTCGAATTTATCCATTGCTTTCTTAATGGCACAGAGCAAGGAGCGAAAAGGTCAGTTGAGAGGGAAAGTGAATGGCGTGCTGGCAAGGAAGTCGGTCAATGAAGCTGTGGCGCGGGATCTCGCTTATTACCAGCTACAGCTATCACTTCTGAAAGAGCAGCTTGAGACTGCGCTGTCTGGCGACGTACTGAATACGTATAAACGGATCATGTCTGACAGCCGTGCACAAACACTGGATAGCGTTATCACGACGGTTTCGACGGCCGATAACGTCGATTTTTCGAGATTGCCCAATAGCAGCCAGTGGTTTGCCCAGGCAACAGGGCAAATTCAGGATGTAAAAGCGTTACTCGACAGCCAGTGGGCACATACACGAGAAATCAGCGAGGCGTATAAAGCGGATCTGGTCAATCAAATGGTCTGGCTGTTTGTATTATTTCTGATCTTTATGCTCATCATCATAGTGATCAACACGCATCTGTTTACTTCATTGCGAGACGAGCTGAACGAGTTAACCAGCATATTGACCAAAGTCGCGAATAACGGCGATCTCACTTTAGATGTAAGATTAAAAACCAGCGATGAACTGGGCAAAATATCGGAGTCCATTCACAATACGGTGTATGCCTTTAAAGATCTGTTGGTTGGGTTATCTAAGTCTATTAATGTAGGTACTAAACTGGGTAATCAGATGGAAAAAGCGGCCGGTCATGTCACGGAAGACGCTCAGCGCACGCAGAGCCTGGCAACCAATATTGCCGCGGCGATTGAGCAAATGGCCGCAACCAGCGAAGACATCGCCAAAGCGGCCTCAGATACGCTAACAGCCAGTGATCAGCTTAACGACGAATCTAAAAAGTTGCTGGAAGACAATCAGCGCAATCTGGATGCCATGAATGTGCTATCGCAAAGCATGGAGCAGGTAAACGAAATGGCACTTAATATGGAGCAGCAGGTGGAAGAGATTAACACCATACTGGACTCTATTCGCAGCGTAGCTGATCAAACAAACTTGCTTGCCCTGAATGCAGCCATTGAAGCGGCCAGAGCGGGGGAACATGGCCGGGGTTTTGCGGTCGTTGCCGATGAAGTCAGAGGGCTTGCCAACAACAGTAAGGGGTCGTCAGAGCAGATCTCTACATTACTCAGCAATCTGAATGACATCAGTCGCAATGTGGTCAATGCCATTAAGGAAAATACCGGCCTGGCGAGTAGTATTATGAGTGAAGTAGAACAAACTCGCCAGGTTTCTATGCAGGTGAGCGATCACAGTAATCACGTAGAGCAACTGACTACCTCAGTGGCCACGGCGGCGCAGCAGCAGTCTGTGGTTGCACAGGATATCTCCAGTAATACCACCGCGGTATTAGATGCTGCAAATGAAGAACTTAAAACCTCTCAGGCACTGAAAAAACTCTTTGATGACATGAAACTAAACAGTGATACACTGCAACGCACGATGGACAATTTTAAAATCGACTAA
- a CDS encoding sugar phosphate isomerase/epimerase, whose product MTEIRGPGIFLAQFIGDEAPYNSLEGLAQWASSLGYKAIQLPTHIESLFDLAHAAESKDYCEHIKALLGRYNLVISELSTHIQGQLVAVAPCYIEMFAGFYPNTLNKDPDSISLWASEQLMLAAQASKNLGLSAHATFSGALLWPMVYPWPQRPGGLIEQGFEVLAQRWLPILEAFDIAGVDVCFELHPAEDLHDGASFEAFLRQVNHHPRANILYDPSHLHLQKMDYLAFIDLYHDRIKAFHVKDAEYRVNGRTGVYGGYLNWKDRAGRFRSLGDGQIDFNAIFSKLTQYGFDGWAVLEWECCIKDPYIGALQGAQIIKDLIIKPTEKAFDDFAGGASCEMTNRRLLGLGEREI is encoded by the coding sequence ATGACTGAAATTAGAGGGCCTGGTATTTTTCTGGCGCAGTTTATTGGGGATGAAGCGCCATATAATTCATTGGAAGGGCTTGCACAGTGGGCGTCAAGCTTGGGATACAAAGCAATTCAGCTGCCGACCCACATTGAATCTCTTTTCGATTTAGCGCATGCAGCCGAAAGTAAAGATTACTGTGAGCATATCAAGGCACTACTGGGGCGCTACAATCTGGTAATTTCAGAGCTCTCAACACATATACAGGGGCAACTGGTGGCTGTAGCGCCTTGTTATATTGAGATGTTTGCCGGGTTTTATCCAAACACCTTGAACAAAGATCCTGACTCAATTTCTTTGTGGGCGAGTGAACAGCTGATGCTCGCCGCTCAGGCCAGTAAAAACCTGGGGCTTAGTGCACATGCCACTTTTTCTGGCGCACTGCTTTGGCCTATGGTTTACCCTTGGCCTCAACGCCCTGGCGGTTTGATAGAGCAAGGATTCGAAGTACTTGCTCAGCGTTGGCTACCGATCCTTGAGGCTTTTGACATCGCTGGGGTTGATGTTTGTTTTGAGCTGCATCCGGCGGAAGATTTACACGATGGAGCGAGTTTTGAAGCGTTTCTCAGGCAGGTCAACCACCATCCCAGAGCCAATATATTATACGATCCAAGTCATCTACATCTGCAAAAAATGGATTATCTCGCCTTTATTGATTTGTATCATGACAGGATCAAGGCATTTCACGTCAAGGATGCGGAATATCGTGTCAATGGGCGGACCGGTGTATATGGCGGATATCTTAACTGGAAAGACCGAGCAGGGCGTTTTCGCTCCCTTGGCGACGGCCAAATCGATTTTAACGCGATATTCAGCAAACTCACACAATATGGCTTCGATGGCTGGGCTGTACTGGAGTGGGAGTGTTGCATCAAAGACCCCTACATAGGCGCGCTGCAAGGAGCCCAGATCATTAAAGATCTGATCATTAAACCGACTGAAAAAGCATTTGACGATTTCGCAGGCGGAGCCAGTTGCGAGATGACAAACAGGCGTCTCCTTGGGCTTGGGGAGCGTGAAATATGA
- a CDS encoding DUF3574 domain-containing protein, producing MVVKFANRLILLTLLLSTSHAYADEVYRLRLFFGLSLPGGGGVSLEQWQTFQNDEIVKTFDGFNVVDSVGYYKGKPERSKVVTVIVDEQGVEKAKMLASLYARRFGQDSVMLVKVPVAEWDFIGPDYKSATNVK from the coding sequence ATGGTCGTAAAATTCGCAAATCGTTTGATATTACTTACTCTGCTGCTCAGTACTTCCCACGCCTATGCAGACGAAGTCTATCGGCTCAGGCTGTTCTTTGGTCTGTCATTGCCAGGTGGCGGTGGGGTGTCGCTAGAGCAATGGCAGACGTTTCAAAACGATGAGATAGTAAAGACGTTTGATGGTTTTAATGTTGTTGATTCGGTAGGTTACTACAAAGGTAAACCAGAGCGCTCAAAAGTGGTGACCGTGATAGTGGACGAGCAGGGGGTTGAAAAGGCTAAGATGCTGGCGTCCTTATATGCCCGTCGATTTGGCCAGGACTCGGTAATGCTGGTAAAAGTACCGGTTGCTGAGTGGGATTTTATCGGGCCGGATTATAAAAGCGCTACGAACGTGAAATAG
- a CDS encoding Rho-binding antiterminator — protein sequence MISCSDYDYFEIVCMFRYPVTLSLRNGEQVSGTAADLCRDMNRDECIQLTVSGTTRQVLLTHITKLTVTVANPHFYEKQFN from the coding sequence ATGATCAGTTGCAGTGATTATGACTACTTTGAAATTGTTTGTATGTTTCGCTATCCGGTGACTCTGAGTCTGCGAAATGGTGAGCAAGTCTCGGGCACTGCCGCTGATCTATGTCGTGATATGAACAGGGACGAATGTATTCAACTGACTGTTTCAGGCACAACCAGGCAAGTTCTGCTCACGCACATTACTAAGCTGACGGTGACCGTCGCCAACCCTCATTTTTATGAAAAACAATTTAATTAG
- a CDS encoding GNAT family N-acetyltransferase — MQIKTPRLLLRLVNYRDVPALVALLNDPLVSQYNDYGDKLTQPEVRAMLQADLEEFYEGRGGRFAIEYNGEFIGTLGLYDYHVNTKHIHLGIELAPRFWRQGLASEALSAALNALDILVPGREVSLVLGKVQHNNLACQRLLKHCGFRLVKGGAVAIFAFCPLSEKAGYFDEYAAFVSS, encoded by the coding sequence ATGCAAATTAAAACCCCCAGATTGCTGCTAAGGCTGGTGAACTATCGTGATGTACCGGCGCTGGTGGCGCTGCTAAACGACCCTTTAGTAAGCCAGTACAATGATTATGGCGATAAGCTAACCCAGCCAGAAGTCAGGGCAATGTTACAGGCCGACCTTGAAGAATTCTACGAGGGGCGAGGCGGGCGCTTTGCGATTGAATATAACGGAGAATTCATAGGTACGCTCGGGTTATACGATTACCACGTCAATACAAAACACATTCACCTGGGCATTGAGCTTGCTCCCCGATTTTGGCGCCAAGGTCTGGCTTCTGAGGCACTCAGCGCGGCTTTGAATGCATTGGATATACTGGTGCCCGGCCGTGAGGTGTCACTCGTATTGGGCAAGGTTCAGCACAATAATTTGGCATGTCAGCGTTTGTTGAAGCATTGCGGGTTCCGACTAGTCAAAGGTGGTGCTGTTGCCATATTCGCGTTTTGTCCGTTGAGTGAAAAGGCAGGTTACTTTGATGAGTATGCCGCCTTTGTCAGTTCGTGA